The following proteins are encoded in a genomic region of Amyelois transitella isolate CPQ chromosome 14, ilAmyTran1.1, whole genome shotgun sequence:
- the LOC106132436 gene encoding GRIP and coiled-coil domain-containing protein 1 isoform X2 has translation MDSLSKPELISTITKQADQIKRYEARLRDVVAAYKGLSKEKEALEISLKALNKTDTPSEGGGDDSVAALTVSLSTLTAEKARMEEAFQADKKVTRDKYENMLTSMREETKALVQQHLTEINSWKAKLAYEIQEREKERADHMAMLKELHIKLNTERKTKEKLEDRMVNDSESQASQAELEKRVRDLSSSLEAAQRRLQRAEARTIETPAQLVRLQQKLALLEQSHSIAIREEQIKAKRAEESARKICARQEERVALLEGKLAELSETVGQYDLRRRHDQQLIQQLRDSLNGRIIDKMAAGGSDYVAESKVSETDTEKLADSEYLQTLIDKIHLLKKELIVENDKIGKPIDITTVFTIEGYENVHTKCKEDLEKVKSEFEMYKAQNEKCDVVDNSEFEDQKTEIAVLKEKIDTYKMLLDEEKQDKADTLKLYEEKMRNEQDYHKEVVSDLKTRVQSLEKQVQTQRDRYTALLEETDNYIRARNDRSRKVSVEDGHWKEGVLNDVTAPPHMLHYAHELARKDLDISQLRKEKHLLEGQFRDCQRESTIEKERFKEVIRTLKEEIDRLRRIQSREGANLEYLKNVVMAYLMSTDYAGRKHMLNAIAAVLHFTTNEKNQVLAIL, from the exons ATGATTCAGTTGCGGCTCTTACAGTGTCCCTTTCCACATTAACTGCAGAAAAGGCGCGAATGGAGGAAGCATTTCAGGCAGACAAAAAAGTTACCAGGGACAAG TATGAAAATATGCTGACTTCCATGAGGGAAGAGACCAAAGCATTAGTTCAACAGCATTTGACAGAAATCAACAGTTGGAAAGCTAAACTGGCATATGAAATACAGGAGAGAGAGAAGGAGAGGGCAGATCACATGGCCATGCTGAA GGAATTACACATTAAACTAAACACAGAAAGGAAAACGAAGGAGAAATTGGAGGACAGAATGGTCAATGATTCTGAATCACAAG CCTCGCAAGCGGAGCTTGAAAAACGCGTGAGAGACTTAAGTAGTTCTCTAGAAGCGGCACAAAGGCGTTTGCAGCGCGCCGAAGCGAGAACAATAGAGACTCCTGCGCAACTCGTCAGGTTACAACAAAAATTGGCCTTGTTGGAGCAGTCTCACTCTATTGCTATTAGAGAG GAACAAATAAAAGCGAAACGCGCCGAGGAATCGGCTCGTAAAATCTGCGCTCGCCAAGAAGAACGGGTGGCTTTGTTAGAAGGCAAGTTAGCTGAACTGTCAGAGACCGTTGGACAATATGACCTGAGACGGAGACATGATCAACAACTCATACAACAATTGAGGGATTCGCTAAATGGCAGGATTATTGACAAAATGGCGGCCGGTGGATCTGACTATG TCGCAGAATCAAAAGTAAGCGAAACGGACACAGAGAAGCTGGCGGATAGCGAGTACCTGCAAACGTTAATAGACAAAATACACCTTCTGAAGAAAGAATTGATAGTTGAAAACGACAAGATTGGCAAACCCATAGATATAACAACAGTTTTCACTATAGAAGGCTACGAAAATGTACATACGAAATGCAAAGAAGATTTGGAGAAAGTCAAATCTGAATTTGAAATGTATAAAGCGCAGAATGAAAAGTGTGATGTGGTTGATAATAGTGAGTTTGAGGATCAAAAGACTGAGATAGCTGTATTGAAGGAAAAGATTGATacgtataaaatgttattggACGAAGAGAAGCAGGATAAAGCGGATACTTTGAAGCTGTATGAAGAG AAGATGAGAAACGAACAAGACTATCACAAAGAAGTAGTATCAGATCTAAAGACTCGCGTGCAAAGTCTCGAGAAGCAAGTCCAGACTCAACGTGATCGTTATACGGCTTTACTGGAAGAGACTGACAATTATATACGAGCGAGAAACGACAGGTCTAGAAAAGTGAGCGTCGAAGACGGACATTGGAAAGAGGGGGTGTTGAAT gatGTGACGGCTCCACCGCATATGTTACACTATGCGCACGAGTTGGCCAGAAAGGATTTAGATATATCTCAGTTGAGGAAGGAGAAGCATTTACTTGAAGGGCAGTTCAG agACTGCCAGCGCGAATCTACCATCGAGAAAGAGCGGTTCAAAGAAGTGATTCGCACTCTGAAAGAAGAAATTGACAGATTGAGAAGAATTCAATCCCGTGAAGGCGCTAATCTGGAATACCTGAAGAACGTAGTGATGGCGTATCTAATGTCTACGGATTACGCTGGCAGAAAACATATGTTGAACGCTATAGCCGCTGTGCTACATTTTACTACCAACGAGAAGAATCAAGTTTTGGCTATTTTGTGA